From a region of the Teredinibacter turnerae genome:
- a CDS encoding tyrosine-type recombinase/integrase produces MGSVKLTAVAIEKMPTPDNRRDIYDSEVPGLVLRLLPSGTKSWSFTYRTRNKAKRLSLGVYPGVSLKLARERGRDARAEVQRGGDPVEDKKVEERERQLYSFESCANDFVKKYCKPNLKTWKSVDRALERFAIPEWGDRPAKDIRRRDVVELLDKLASKTPGQSNHLRAYLSKLFKWLMEREVVETNPVLGVARRHKSKPRSRILDQAEIAAVWRASEKMGGAFGNCVRFLLTTGVRRDEASYLRWDELEGDFASLPASRMKGGRDFKVALSSEAQVILEGMPCIGEYVFTTNGRSPISGWSKAKTKLDTLIEEELEAPIPDWRLHDLRRTLASGLAMLGYRAEVIKRVLGHAANANDVTEAHYNWHNYDSEALEAVNAWATHVKGLVNKDVSQ; encoded by the coding sequence ATGGGCAGTGTGAAGTTGACCGCCGTTGCCATCGAAAAGATGCCTACCCCAGATAATCGCAGAGACATATACGATTCAGAAGTCCCCGGCCTTGTGTTGAGGCTTCTGCCTTCCGGTACCAAGTCTTGGAGTTTTACCTACCGTACCCGCAATAAGGCTAAGCGCCTCAGCTTGGGGGTGTACCCCGGCGTATCGTTGAAGCTGGCCAGAGAGCGGGGCCGGGATGCAAGGGCCGAAGTTCAACGGGGTGGTGATCCCGTTGAAGATAAGAAAGTCGAGGAGCGGGAACGCCAGCTCTACAGCTTCGAGTCCTGCGCCAATGACTTTGTTAAGAAGTACTGCAAGCCGAACCTGAAAACGTGGAAGTCGGTAGACCGAGCATTGGAGCGGTTCGCCATCCCTGAATGGGGCGACCGGCCAGCCAAAGACATTCGCCGCCGGGATGTGGTGGAGCTGCTGGACAAGTTGGCCTCCAAGACTCCCGGCCAGTCCAATCACCTGCGGGCCTATCTGTCCAAGTTGTTCAAATGGCTTATGGAGCGGGAAGTTGTAGAGACAAATCCGGTGTTGGGCGTTGCCCGCCGCCATAAGTCAAAACCCCGCAGCCGTATCCTGGATCAAGCCGAGATTGCAGCCGTGTGGCGAGCCTCAGAGAAAATGGGCGGGGCCTTCGGTAACTGCGTCCGGTTCCTGCTCACCACAGGTGTCCGTAGGGATGAGGCTTCATATCTTCGCTGGGACGAGCTGGAAGGGGACTTCGCCTCCCTCCCGGCTTCCCGTATGAAAGGCGGGCGTGATTTTAAAGTGGCGCTGTCGTCGGAAGCCCAAGTCATTTTGGAGGGGATGCCCTGTATTGGCGAATATGTCTTCACAACCAATGGGCGGTCGCCGATCTCCGGCTGGAGTAAGGCCAAAACCAAGCTGGATACACTTATAGAAGAAGAACTAGAAGCCCCGATCCCTGATTGGCGGTTACACGACCTGCGCCGGACTCTGGCCAGCGGTCTGGCAATGTTGGGTTACCGGGCAGAGGTCATCAAGCGGGTTTTGGGCCATGCCGCCAATGCCAATGATGTTACAGAGGCTCATTACAACTGGCATAACTACGATTCTGAAGCCCTGGAAGCGGTGAATGCTTGGGCGACCCACGTTAAGGGCCTAGTTAACAAGGACGTCAGCCAGTAA
- a CDS encoding SIR2 family protein codes for MAFDTTVFEQKEFKEAINKLEELLSHSKAVLLGAGASFCAGLPLTNQLTERALGSGKLSADSNQILTAIQTSFVGANPASHIEDYLSELIDWLAITARRANRNVPASQVAIGGSAYSNEQLIQAINEIKLAIFDVINVAIDSATHERFVQALHRPMRPGKDNQPNTIDYLVMNYDTLIEDSLALSQLRYADGLEGGVSGWWNPSTFEQNNLDARVFKLHGSINWAEHPSSLTPLRIAPHLKCGQGQSTKIMIWPASTKYRETQLDPYANLLHRARAVLNPRDGSQRVLLIVGYSFGDAHINLEIERGLKASNGNLTVIVFTSDAEPDGILKIWNDDNAINEQLLIFADKGFYHADHKATSANSIEWWKFENLTRIIEGGI; via the coding sequence ATGGCATTCGATACCACAGTTTTTGAACAAAAAGAGTTCAAAGAAGCAATCAATAAGCTCGAAGAATTGCTCTCACATTCAAAAGCGGTTCTGCTTGGTGCTGGGGCCAGTTTCTGTGCAGGCCTTCCATTAACGAATCAGCTAACAGAAAGGGCCCTAGGAAGTGGAAAGCTCTCTGCTGATTCAAACCAGATATTGACTGCCATACAAACTTCTTTTGTTGGAGCCAATCCCGCATCACACATCGAAGATTATTTAAGCGAACTAATCGATTGGCTAGCTATAACGGCTCGTCGAGCAAATCGTAATGTACCTGCCAGTCAGGTAGCGATTGGTGGATCTGCTTACAGTAACGAGCAGTTGATACAAGCGATTAACGAGATAAAGCTCGCCATTTTTGACGTAATTAATGTTGCCATCGACTCCGCGACACACGAGCGTTTTGTTCAGGCGCTGCATCGCCCCATGCGACCCGGGAAAGACAACCAGCCAAATACCATTGACTATCTGGTAATGAATTACGATACCTTGATTGAAGACTCGCTCGCGCTCTCACAACTTCGCTATGCCGATGGCCTGGAGGGTGGTGTATCTGGGTGGTGGAATCCTTCAACGTTTGAGCAAAACAATCTGGACGCCCGCGTGTTTAAATTACATGGCTCTATTAATTGGGCAGAACACCCTTCCTCATTAACGCCGCTACGTATTGCTCCCCACTTGAAATGCGGCCAAGGCCAATCCACCAAAATTATGATCTGGCCAGCCTCGACAAAATATCGTGAAACGCAACTGGACCCTTATGCGAATTTACTGCACCGAGCGCGAGCGGTGCTAAATCCCCGCGATGGCAGCCAGCGCGTACTGTTGATTGTGGGCTATAGCTTTGGTGATGCGCACATCAATCTTGAAATCGAGCGCGGCTTGAAGGCTTCAAATGGCAATTTAACGGTCATTGTGTTTACCAGCGATGCAGAACCCGACGGTATATTGAAGATTTGGAACGACGATAACGCAATTAACGAACAACTGCTTATTTTTGCCGATAAAGGTTTTTATCACGCCGACCACAAGGCAACCTCTGCTAATAGCATTGAATGGTGGAAGTTTGAAAACCTGACTCGGATTATTGAAGGGGGTATTTGA
- a CDS encoding flavin reductase family protein, which produces MHLNFSELSPLQRYLTIVQTVTPRPIAWILSDSGEGRFNLAPYSFFTAICADPPLLLVSVGKKLSGKEAEQVKDTSINIRERKEFVVHIASTAQAEALNQSAATLDHAISEVDTLGLATAELPGFRLPRIADCSVAFGCTLYRLDEVGNAPQSVIYGEITHAYIAPDVISNADTVPPGIDPQKLDPLAKLGGPLYTGLGDILNLPRPE; this is translated from the coding sequence ATGCATCTCAATTTCTCGGAGCTTAGCCCACTGCAACGCTACCTTACTATTGTCCAAACCGTCACACCGCGTCCAATCGCCTGGATTTTAAGTGACAGTGGGGAAGGGCGCTTTAATCTCGCCCCCTATTCATTTTTTACTGCGATTTGTGCTGACCCTCCATTGCTACTGGTGTCGGTGGGTAAAAAACTCTCTGGCAAAGAAGCGGAGCAGGTAAAAGATACGAGTATTAATATTCGGGAACGCAAAGAATTTGTGGTGCATATTGCCAGTACAGCGCAAGCTGAGGCCCTGAACCAGTCTGCCGCGACCTTGGATCACGCAATTTCGGAGGTGGATACGTTGGGGTTGGCAACGGCTGAATTGCCTGGCTTTCGCCTGCCGAGAATCGCCGATTGTTCCGTCGCTTTCGGGTGCACCTTGTATCGCTTGGACGAAGTCGGCAACGCGCCGCAATCGGTGATTTACGGCGAGATTACCCACGCGTATATTGCGCCGGACGTGATTAGCAACGCGGATACCGTGCCGCCGGGTATAGATCCACAAAAGCTGGACCCGCTCGCCAAGTTAGGTGGGCCGCTCTACACCGGCTTGGGGGACATTCTCAATTTGCCACGCCCGGAATAA
- a CDS encoding helix-turn-helix transcriptional regulator produces MFEKSVLRVADVCQILSISQPTLYRWQKIGHFPKSTKYGPGMIGWPRTVVEQWIEEKQNPQTQQEQ; encoded by the coding sequence ATGTTTGAGAAATCAGTTCTTCGCGTCGCCGACGTGTGTCAAATTCTAAGTATTTCACAGCCAACTCTATACCGCTGGCAGAAAATCGGTCACTTCCCAAAATCTACTAAATATGGCCCCGGCATGATCGGCTGGCCTCGCACTGTGGTCGAACAGTGGATAGAAGAAAAGCAAAATCCGCAAACACAACAAGAACAATAA
- a CDS encoding AAA family ATPase: MLHLPPELLELDQWIAADTNKRPISPHSGKLASVTDSSTWASFEEAKKFAEQNDLHLGFVFTHDDPFVFIDLDNKECDENRARLHSEILQSAGDTYIERSLSGKGYHIVLRGEMELGRRNSENGLEIYPHERYMLVTGDCVGAQSIAEGQQLVNYLVGQCDKQTETPIAEVYRPPQLDEQILQSARASYRVRFDALWSGNWQKIHESQSEADLELCGKLAEYTSDDAQVQRLFLLSGLGQRDKAKRSDYLEKHTIPKARKIGDRERSAFEHGKTIAEDLLKAWKDGKRVHLIPFGEFINRQVAILKLIKGILGESGLSVLYGAPGAGKSFLALDLCYAVANGENWMGREVSQGAVIYACGEGVSGLSRRAAGIAKAKGNSNPPMYILPTALSTPDEIEQFKEMLAEVTYKTGAPPKLLVLDTLSRYYGDGEDENSAKDMKRFIKSVASIMEGYSDLHIMIVHHSGKDADRGMRGSSVLLGAADTVLSCLKNNDQHIALVEKQKDGQENIPLPFVLEQVELGEDDEGEPITTCIVKPDFDGRAKPLKGYQAQAVDILRKLKTSVDENVQGNLAGVTSNIPFIAYINHWKDTDPKAKSDTVRKRARRILEELAGKKLVTWAGGSEDIITRPELNAVTIELD; encoded by the coding sequence ATGTTACACCTACCACCAGAGCTACTGGAACTTGACCAGTGGATCGCTGCCGACACAAATAAACGACCAATAAGCCCTCATTCAGGCAAGCTCGCTTCTGTAACTGACTCCTCAACTTGGGCCAGTTTTGAAGAAGCAAAAAAGTTTGCAGAACAGAATGATTTACACTTGGGCTTTGTATTTACTCACGACGACCCATTCGTATTTATCGACCTTGATAACAAAGAGTGCGATGAAAATAGAGCTAGGCTGCATTCGGAAATTCTACAAAGTGCTGGCGACACTTATATTGAACGTTCGCTATCGGGCAAAGGCTATCACATCGTTTTGCGCGGCGAGATGGAACTTGGTCGACGCAACTCAGAAAACGGCCTAGAGATTTACCCACACGAACGCTACATGCTGGTAACCGGTGATTGCGTAGGGGCACAGAGTATCGCCGAGGGGCAGCAGTTAGTAAATTATTTGGTTGGCCAATGCGATAAGCAAACTGAAACTCCGATAGCTGAGGTTTATCGCCCTCCTCAGCTTGATGAACAAATACTGCAGAGCGCGAGAGCAAGTTATAGAGTTCGCTTTGATGCACTTTGGTCGGGGAATTGGCAAAAAATCCATGAATCCCAGTCTGAGGCTGATTTGGAGTTGTGTGGCAAGCTTGCTGAGTATACGTCTGACGACGCGCAGGTTCAGCGGCTGTTCCTTCTGTCTGGTTTAGGTCAGCGCGATAAAGCGAAACGTTCGGATTACCTCGAAAAGCATACCATCCCAAAGGCTCGTAAAATTGGCGACAGGGAGCGAAGTGCTTTTGAGCATGGGAAAACTATTGCGGAAGATTTGTTGAAGGCATGGAAGGATGGTAAACGAGTTCATCTAATTCCATTTGGTGAATTTATTAATCGTCAGGTTGCGATATTAAAATTAATCAAGGGTATTCTTGGTGAGAGCGGGCTTTCGGTTTTATATGGTGCCCCCGGAGCGGGTAAAAGTTTTTTAGCCTTAGACCTTTGTTACGCCGTCGCCAATGGAGAAAACTGGATGGGGCGGGAGGTAAGTCAGGGGGCGGTTATATATGCTTGTGGCGAGGGGGTGTCGGGCCTGTCACGAAGGGCCGCCGGAATTGCCAAGGCTAAAGGAAATAGTAATCCTCCCATGTACATCCTGCCAACTGCATTATCAACGCCAGATGAAATAGAGCAGTTCAAAGAAATGTTGGCGGAAGTGACTTATAAAACCGGGGCGCCACCAAAACTTTTAGTGTTGGACACTTTGAGTCGATATTACGGTGATGGCGAGGACGAAAACTCTGCCAAAGATATGAAGCGATTTATTAAATCGGTTGCTTCAATCATGGAAGGGTACTCGGATTTGCACATTATGATTGTGCACCACTCTGGAAAGGATGCAGACAGAGGCATGCGAGGTTCATCAGTACTACTCGGAGCAGCTGATACTGTTCTGTCCTGTCTAAAAAATAATGATCAGCATATTGCTCTTGTCGAAAAGCAGAAAGACGGACAAGAGAATATTCCGTTGCCTTTTGTTTTGGAGCAGGTGGAACTTGGCGAAGATGATGAAGGTGAGCCTATCACTACTTGCATCGTCAAACCTGACTTTGATGGCAGGGCGAAACCATTAAAAGGCTATCAGGCGCAAGCGGTCGATATTCTCCGAAAATTAAAAACAAGTGTTGATGAAAATGTGCAAGGCAATCTCGCTGGCGTAACTTCCAATATTCCTTTTATCGCTTACATTAATCACTGGAAAGACACTGATCCTAAGGCGAAATCCGACACTGTTAGAAAACGAGCGCGGCGTATCTTGGAGGAACTTGCCGGTAAAAAACTGGTGACTTGGGCTGGAGGCTCTGAGGATATTATCACCAGGCCCGAGCTAAACGCTGTAACCATCGAATTAGATTAG
- a CDS encoding helix-turn-helix domain-containing protein: MIRCHLARMMGEHKMRIADVARKTGLSRATVTLLYKETAQKVDLEAIEQICVLFECAVGDLLELVPNPSDQGVA, translated from the coding sequence ATGATCCGCTGCCATCTCGCCCGCATGATGGGCGAGCACAAGATGCGTATTGCCGACGTTGCCAGAAAAACGGGGTTAAGCCGCGCCACGGTGACACTGCTCTATAAAGAGACGGCCCAGAAAGTGGACCTAGAGGCCATTGAACAGATCTGCGTACTATTTGAGTGCGCTGTGGGCGACTTGCTGGAGTTGGTGCCTAACCCAAGTGACCAAGGAGTGGCCTGA
- a CDS encoding DUF5681 domain-containing protein produces the protein MTTNPWERGKAKKEIDTTLQDPQTGRFVKGNSGRKQGSRSKVTKAIENMMDGEAEALTRRCIELAFKGDPTALKICFDRIAPIRKGRPLSNIKRNDGENSVEALMRSVLDGEITPEEGKDLVSMIESAARIAANQALSELRQKQIDSLKDSGIDPAEHVMIVPSLQDPDQWSNQAVKYQEVLKRTVRD, from the coding sequence ATGACAACTAATCCTTGGGAAAGAGGAAAAGCCAAAAAAGAGATTGATACAACTTTGCAAGACCCGCAAACCGGTCGATTTGTTAAAGGCAATTCGGGTCGTAAACAAGGCTCTAGAAGCAAGGTCACCAAAGCAATCGAAAATATGATGGATGGTGAAGCTGAGGCCTTGACTCGGCGATGTATCGAACTTGCATTTAAAGGTGACCCGACAGCACTAAAAATCTGCTTTGATCGAATTGCGCCGATCAGAAAAGGAAGACCGCTAAGCAATATTAAACGCAATGATGGTGAAAATTCAGTTGAAGCTTTAATGCGATCAGTCTTAGACGGAGAAATTACTCCCGAAGAAGGCAAAGACCTTGTATCTATGATCGAAAGCGCTGCTCGCATTGCTGCTAATCAAGCTTTGAGCGAACTCCGACAAAAACAAATCGATTCATTGAAGGATTCAGGAATTGATCCAGCGGAGCACGTGATGATCGTGCCGAGTCTTCAAGATCCTGATCAATGGTCTAACCAAGCCGTTAAATATCAAGAAGTTTTAAAAAGAACCGTTCGAGATTAA
- a CDS encoding ATP-binding protein yields MDNKYIKPIENLSIGKIIEVDGSRIIAELDPAISDLSRVFAGKNYPIGQFGSIIKVHFGRRSIYGLVSRLRMKSDYQLEKGLPVASSDERIIEADLFGEGEWRRKGESEFALEFERGVATYPLPQQTIYLTPKSELRFIYGDAKGAVIQLGEHVGSGGAPCYAELNELLGKHTAILGSTGAGKSGTVAAVIHSILERGQLAKHEHWHPQIIILDPHNEYGKAFPAHQRLSTDEGSLKLPYWLLDLEESLSLFIGKTEFAATSQSNIIKNALIIVREQASEQLGLDKSQLTVDSPIPYIIGTAEGLDHFGFKDGARYKEGLIGAINAQRPDNKDKKAHEDYNKVIRKIDSLLKDGRLKFMMESWNGDEDPLPTIVNQFLTQQTTVQIVDLSGVPNEVAGVASAAIARIVFQLKVWQTEAERKDSPVLLVCEEAHRYVPNRGEAQYEAAQSAIRRIAKEGRKYGVGLLLVSQRPSEVEATVLSQCNSWIVLRITNDSDREHVRSVLPDSMSGLTKMLSGLRRQEAIFVGQAATLPTRVMIRSLSDDQLPRSNDVDFDKGWQQRAMSIEQIGDVVKKWRYQSK; encoded by the coding sequence ATGGACAACAAATACATAAAGCCTATTGAGAATCTATCCATCGGTAAAATTATTGAGGTGGATGGCTCGCGTATTATCGCCGAGCTCGATCCTGCTATTTCTGATTTATCCCGAGTTTTTGCTGGTAAAAACTATCCGATTGGGCAGTTTGGCTCAATTATTAAAGTGCATTTTGGCCGTCGGTCTATTTACGGCTTGGTCAGCCGCTTACGCATGAAGTCAGACTATCAGCTAGAAAAGGGCTTGCCGGTTGCCTCTTCTGATGAGCGCATTATTGAAGCGGATTTGTTCGGTGAGGGTGAATGGCGTAGAAAGGGCGAAAGCGAATTTGCTCTTGAATTTGAGCGAGGTGTAGCCACCTACCCACTGCCTCAGCAAACGATTTATCTAACACCCAAATCAGAGCTGAGGTTTATTTACGGTGACGCAAAAGGCGCCGTGATTCAACTGGGTGAGCACGTTGGCTCAGGCGGCGCACCTTGCTATGCCGAACTCAATGAGTTGCTCGGTAAACACACGGCCATATTGGGTTCTACCGGTGCAGGAAAATCGGGCACCGTTGCGGCGGTTATACACAGCATTCTCGAACGTGGTCAGCTTGCCAAGCATGAGCACTGGCACCCACAAATTATTATCCTCGACCCTCATAATGAATACGGTAAAGCGTTTCCAGCACACCAACGTTTATCGACCGATGAAGGTTCGCTAAAACTACCGTATTGGTTGCTCGATTTAGAAGAGTCACTGAGTTTGTTTATCGGCAAGACCGAGTTTGCTGCAACCTCACAATCAAATATTATCAAAAATGCGCTGATCATAGTGCGTGAACAAGCATCTGAGCAGCTTGGGCTTGATAAAAGCCAATTAACGGTTGATTCGCCGATACCCTACATTATCGGCACTGCAGAAGGCTTAGATCATTTCGGTTTCAAAGATGGCGCTCGCTACAAAGAAGGATTAATTGGCGCAATTAACGCACAGCGCCCGGATAACAAAGATAAAAAGGCCCATGAGGATTACAACAAAGTCATTCGCAAGATTGACTCATTGCTAAAGGATGGCCGTCTAAAATTTATGATGGAAAGCTGGAACGGTGACGAAGATCCACTACCCACTATCGTCAACCAATTTTTAACCCAACAAACCACCGTTCAGATAGTGGACCTGTCAGGTGTGCCCAACGAAGTAGCAGGGGTTGCCAGTGCCGCCATCGCCAGAATTGTTTTCCAGCTCAAAGTCTGGCAAACGGAAGCAGAGCGCAAAGATAGCCCCGTGCTGTTGGTGTGCGAAGAAGCACACCGTTACGTACCGAATCGTGGTGAGGCTCAGTATGAGGCTGCTCAATCTGCAATTCGTCGAATTGCAAAGGAAGGTCGAAAATATGGCGTTGGACTGTTATTAGTTTCGCAGAGGCCTAGTGAAGTTGAAGCAACCGTACTGTCACAGTGCAATTCATGGATAGTACTTCGAATAACGAATGATTCCGACCGCGAGCATGTTCGCAGTGTATTACCAGATTCGATGTCCGGCTTAACCAAAATGCTTTCCGGTTTAAGGCGTCAGGAGGCCATATTTGTTGGTCAAGCAGCAACGTTACCAACCAGAGTAATGATTCGAAGTTTATCTGATGACCAACTACCTCGCTCTAATGATGTCGATTTCGACAAAGGCTGGCAGCAACGGGCAATGTCTATCGAACAAATTGGTGATGTGGTTAAAAAATGGCGGTATCAGTCAAAATGA
- a CDS encoding DUF6694 family lipoprotein, with protein MKKFFLTTIVVLLAGCFGPAKFDASSESAIKESTKKIVNDLPEGKREDFQKALMYFSIGGDSGFKSMMGAAFAGKSTESTTEAMLTVNLKAIDGLTGEQIIGKHKTSLEEDRVRREKEKAEREKVSGLKKEAQDLLKSNKFEEALAKYKAMSEISSGVEAAEVGIEKTTKAMEEFTEKMNYMDKVEITEFRAQRIDTYLKKQVPAVRISLKNKGDRSLDKVKVIVYFQDKDGNTIFEEDYFPVLVSEYSFSGDNKPLKPGYVKEMEKDKYYTLESALSDWQEGKAIAKVVDIEFTK; from the coding sequence ATGAAAAAGTTTTTCCTCACGACAATTGTCGTACTGCTTGCCGGCTGTTTTGGGCCAGCCAAATTTGATGCTTCCAGTGAATCAGCTATTAAAGAATCAACCAAGAAAATTGTGAATGACTTACCGGAAGGCAAACGAGAAGATTTCCAAAAAGCCTTGATGTATTTCAGCATCGGCGGTGATAGTGGTTTTAAATCCATGATGGGTGCCGCGTTCGCTGGCAAGTCTACGGAATCTACAACTGAAGCCATGTTAACGGTTAATTTAAAAGCTATCGACGGTTTAACTGGTGAACAAATTATAGGAAAGCACAAAACAAGCCTTGAAGAAGATCGTGTCAGACGAGAGAAGGAGAAAGCCGAACGGGAAAAAGTCAGCGGCTTGAAGAAGGAAGCGCAAGACCTTCTTAAAAGTAACAAGTTTGAAGAGGCGCTAGCGAAATATAAAGCAATGAGCGAAATATCTTCCGGTGTGGAAGCTGCTGAGGTTGGTATCGAAAAAACTACCAAGGCAATGGAAGAGTTTACAGAAAAAATGAATTATATGGACAAGGTTGAGATTACAGAATTTCGTGCCCAGCGAATTGATACCTATCTTAAAAAACAAGTTCCTGCCGTTCGAATCTCGCTTAAAAACAAGGGTGATCGTTCACTGGATAAAGTTAAAGTGATTGTTTATTTTCAAGACAAAGATGGCAATACAATTTTTGAAGAGGATTATTTCCCGGTATTGGTTAGTGAGTATTCTTTCAGTGGTGACAACAAGCCTTTGAAACCTGGCTATGTGAAGGAAATGGAAAAAGACAAATACTATACCTTGGAATCTGCACTGTCTGATTGGCAAGAAGGAAAAGCCATCGCCAAAGTTGTTGATATTGAATTCACCAAGTAA
- a CDS encoding RNA-binding domain-containing protein — protein sequence MKRKLDRLLRFESENEVVEFKEAKNSYAFDKIGKYFSALCNEANLKHLKRAWLVFGVKDNHTVVGSQFRANVKDLQSFKKEIADKTTNRLTFVDIHEVDHPNGRVLLFEIPAAPQGLPIAWDGHYYGRDGESLGPLNLEEIERIRAQNRATDWSAVVLPSASVNDLSPEAIEIARENFIQKNPKLAIEAKQWDVSTFLNKAKLTVNDQITRTAILLLGKAEASHFINPASATVTWILKDRDGLERDYQHFGCPLLLSVDEVFHKVRNLKYRYMREGSLFPEEVDQYDPYIIREALNNAIAHQDYELGGKVSVVEFEDGRLCFSNLGQFIPGSVESVIQADAPESRYRNRFLTDAMVNLNMIDTIGSGIRKMFLIQKKRYFPLPEYELEDNRVQVTITGRVVDVAYARKLAEYPDLTLEDILLLDRVQKRKPLTDDQAKHLKALGLIEGRKPNFHISAQVADHSGERAQYIRNRAFDDQHYKQMITEYLEKFGTAKRVDINRLLLDKLPDVLDATQKDNKVKNLLQALKQEGVIEPDGKSWRMSKKP from the coding sequence ATGAAAAGAAAGCTAGATCGCCTGCTTCGATTTGAAAGTGAAAACGAAGTCGTAGAATTCAAAGAAGCAAAGAATTCCTACGCCTTCGATAAAATCGGCAAATACTTTTCGGCTCTTTGCAATGAGGCCAATTTAAAGCACCTGAAACGCGCCTGGCTGGTTTTCGGTGTTAAAGACAACCATACGGTTGTTGGCAGCCAGTTTCGAGCCAACGTCAAGGATTTACAGTCGTTCAAAAAGGAAATCGCCGACAAAACCACCAACCGCCTGACTTTTGTGGATATTCACGAAGTCGATCACCCCAATGGCCGGGTATTACTGTTCGAAATCCCTGCCGCGCCTCAGGGCTTGCCCATTGCGTGGGATGGCCACTACTACGGCAGAGATGGCGAGTCACTAGGGCCGCTGAATTTGGAAGAAATCGAGCGGATACGCGCTCAGAATCGCGCGACCGACTGGAGTGCAGTGGTGCTGCCATCGGCGTCGGTTAACGACCTTTCTCCCGAAGCCATTGAGATCGCGCGCGAGAACTTTATTCAAAAGAATCCCAAACTGGCAATTGAAGCTAAACAGTGGGATGTCTCGACATTCTTGAACAAAGCGAAGCTTACTGTTAATGATCAGATCACCCGCACAGCTATTTTGTTGTTGGGCAAAGCGGAAGCGTCTCACTTTATTAACCCGGCTTCGGCAACCGTCACCTGGATTCTTAAAGACAGAGACGGGCTAGAGCGAGACTACCAGCATTTTGGCTGCCCGCTGTTATTGAGCGTAGATGAGGTTTTTCATAAGGTACGGAACCTTAAGTACCGCTATATGAGAGAAGGCTCACTGTTCCCCGAAGAAGTTGATCAGTACGACCCTTACATAATCCGTGAAGCACTCAACAATGCGATTGCCCACCAGGATTACGAGTTGGGCGGGAAGGTCTCGGTGGTTGAGTTTGAGGATGGTCGTTTGTGCTTCAGCAACTTGGGACAGTTCATTCCCGGCTCAGTAGAATCCGTTATACAAGCCGATGCCCCTGAGAGCCGTTACCGCAATCGCTTTTTAACCGACGCTATGGTCAATTTGAACATGATTGATACCATTGGCAGTGGCATTCGCAAGATGTTCCTCATTCAAAAGAAACGTTACTTTCCTCTGCCGGAATACGAGCTAGAGGATAATCGCGTTCAAGTCACCATCACTGGTCGAGTCGTAGATGTAGCCTACGCCAGAAAGCTGGCCGAATACCCAGACCTAACATTGGAAGACATTCTGTTGCTGGATCGGGTACAAAAACGTAAACCACTCACGGATGATCAGGCCAAACACCTCAAAGCGCTTGGACTGATCGAAGGCCGCAAGCCTAACTTTCATATTTCTGCACAAGTGGCCGACCATAGTGGGGAACGGGCGCAATATATCCGGAACAGGGCCTTTGATGATCAACACTACAAGCAGATGATTACTGAATATCTGGAGAAGTTCGGCACAGCGAAGCGTGTAGACATTAACAGGCTTCTTTTAGACAAGCTACCCGATGTTCTGGATGCCACCCAGAAGGATAATAAGGTCAAAAACCTGCTACAGGCCTTGAAACAAGAGGGTGTTATTGAGCCTGATGGCAAGTCCTGGCGAATGTCTAAGAAACCGTAG